A region of Planktomarina temperata RCA23 DNA encodes the following proteins:
- a CDS encoding FtsW/RodA/SpoVE family cell cycle protein → MTEMVHGPLPVEVRDPILPRWWRTVDRWTMASVLFLFIFGLILALAASPPLAERNNLDAFHYVHRQAVFGGLALLAMTITSMMSPDTVRRWATVGFGCALLALILLPIFGTDFGKGATRWYSFGFASVQPSEFIKPVFVVFSAWLISASFEPGGPPGRMMSFAVAVVIAGFLALQPDFGQASLILFSWGVMYFCAGAPLLFILSMAAATVLAGFVAYNYSEHFARRIDGYMAADVDPNTQLGYAANAIQEGGLFGVGTGEGSVKWSLPDAHTDFIIAVAAEEYGVLMVLVILGLFAVIVLRTLARLVQERNLFVRLAGTGLVSMFGVQAMINMGVAVRLLPAKGMTLPFVSYGGSSLIAGGIALGMILALTRSRPQGALSAVMRGY, encoded by the coding sequence ATGACAGAGATGGTACATGGGCCTTTGCCCGTTGAAGTGCGCGATCCAATTTTACCCCGGTGGTGGCGAACCGTGGATCGGTGGACGATGGCCAGTGTTTTGTTTTTGTTTATCTTTGGTTTGATCCTAGCCCTTGCAGCCTCTCCCCCTTTGGCAGAGCGCAACAATCTTGATGCATTTCATTATGTGCACCGACAAGCGGTCTTTGGGGGTTTGGCCCTCCTGGCCATGACCATCACATCAATGATGTCGCCCGATACGGTGCGCCGCTGGGCCACGGTGGGGTTTGGCTGTGCGCTCCTGGCGTTGATCTTGCTGCCGATCTTCGGAACAGATTTCGGCAAGGGCGCGACACGCTGGTATTCGTTTGGCTTTGCCTCCGTGCAGCCCTCTGAATTTATCAAACCGGTCTTTGTTGTGTTTTCAGCCTGGTTGATCTCTGCCTCCTTTGAGCCAGGCGGACCTCCGGGCCGGATGATGTCTTTTGCCGTGGCAGTGGTGATCGCCGGGTTTTTGGCGCTCCAACCGGATTTTGGTCAGGCCAGTTTGATCCTCTTTTCTTGGGGCGTTATGTATTTTTGCGCCGGAGCGCCGCTTTTGTTCATTCTATCCATGGCCGCCGCAACAGTTTTGGCCGGTTTTGTCGCCTATAATTACAGCGAGCATTTCGCGAGGCGCATTGACGGCTATATGGCGGCAGACGTGGATCCCAATACCCAGCTTGGATATGCGGCCAATGCCATTCAGGAGGGCGGCTTGTTTGGTGTGGGCACCGGTGAAGGCTCCGTGAAATGGTCCTTGCCCGATGCGCATACGGATTTCATCATTGCTGTGGCCGCTGAGGAATATGGCGTGTTGATGGTCCTCGTCATTCTGGGGCTCTTTGCTGTGATCGTTCTGCGAACGCTGGCCCGTTTGGTGCAAGAGCGGAACCTTTTTGTGCGTCTGGCCGGGACGGGTTTGGTGTCCATGTTTGGGGTGCAAGCCATGATCAACATGGGTGTTGCGGTGCGTTTGCTGCCGGCGAAGGGCATGACGTTGCCCTTCGTCAGCTATGGCGGTTCATCTTTGATTGCCGGCGGCATTGCTCTGGGTATGATCCTGGCCTTGACGCGCAGTCGCCCCCAAGGGGCTTTGAGCGCTGTGATGCGTGGATATTGA
- a CDS encoding cell division protein FtsQ/DivIB, whose product MQPLSAPPRLIAPKRGVDTYVAVDPAPSVLSYRMQRLWLTPIFRAFVRVGLPAVSIVGLVWMFLSHDENRAYLRGLVQEAQVSVQNQPVHQLQTLTIEGASPLLAQEIRTEFGDLFPISAFELDLEAMRRWIMDIASVEHAAVIASPGGLLSVQVSEIAPEFIWRTVEGLQLVSSQGEVLRRVERRADFAHLPLIAGEGALEALPEARALLQTAEPVVDRLRGLVRIGERRWDVVLLDGQTIALPEANPDPVLAQVLVLSAAQDLFERDILMMDFRNPRRPTLRLRPQALAGLKQVKGVTFSEFAK is encoded by the coding sequence ATGCAACCGTTAAGTGCACCCCCTCGACTGATTGCGCCAAAACGTGGCGTGGACACCTATGTTGCGGTGGATCCGGCACCGTCGGTTCTGAGCTATCGGATGCAGCGCCTGTGGCTCACACCGATTTTTCGCGCCTTTGTGCGGGTGGGGCTGCCAGCCGTTTCAATTGTGGGTTTGGTTTGGATGTTTTTGTCTCATGATGAAAATCGGGCCTATCTGCGCGGTTTGGTCCAAGAGGCACAGGTCAGCGTGCAAAACCAACCGGTGCACCAATTGCAAACCTTGACCATTGAGGGCGCATCGCCGCTCTTGGCCCAGGAAATTCGGACAGAATTTGGCGATCTCTTTCCCATCAGTGCTTTTGAATTGGATCTTGAGGCCATGCGCCGCTGGATCATGGATATCGCCTCGGTGGAGCATGCCGCGGTGATTGCATCCCCCGGCGGTTTGCTTTCGGTGCAGGTCAGCGAAATTGCGCCAGAGTTCATTTGGCGCACAGTCGAGGGCCTGCAACTGGTCTCGTCGCAGGGCGAGGTGTTGCGCCGGGTTGAGCGGCGCGCTGATTTTGCGCATCTGCCTTTAATTGCCGGAGAGGGGGCTTTGGAGGCCCTGCCGGAGGCACGGGCTTTGCTGCAGACCGCCGAGCCGGTCGTCGATAGATTGCGCGGTTTGGTGCGCATTGGTGAGCGGCGCTGGGATGTGGTGCTGCTTGATGGGCAAACAATTGCCCTGCCAGAAGCCAATCCTGATCCTGTTTTGGCGCAAGTTCTCGTGCTGAGCGCGGCGCAGGATCTGTTTGAGCGCGATATCTTGATGATGGATTTTCGCAATCCACGCCGTCCTACTTTGCGTCTACGTCCGCAAGCTCTGGCGGGATTGAAGCAGGTTAAGGGCGTGACATTTTCGGAGTTTGCCAAATGA
- a CDS encoding D-alanine--D-alanine ligase yields MSSRTPKTVAVLMGGLGAERAVSLSTGQECATALRQVGYRVVEIDAGADLVADLQRVQPDVVFNALHGRWGEDGCVQGVLEWMQIPYTHSGVLSSALAMDKEKTKEVFRAEGLPVVESLLIARADLGKTHPMALPYVIKPNNEGSSVGVYLVEESALSPPPLSDDMPDVVMVEAFAPGRELTTTVLGARALTVTDILTDRWYDYDAKYVEGGSQHIVPANLPQDIFSACLDYALKAHEVLGCRGISRTDFRWDEGRGLDGLVLLETNTQPGMTPTSLSPEQAEAMGISFPDLCKFLVEDASCNR; encoded by the coding sequence ATGTCGAGCAGGACTCCCAAGACTGTGGCCGTTTTGATGGGTGGGCTAGGCGCGGAGCGCGCGGTCTCCCTGTCGACAGGTCAAGAATGCGCCACCGCCTTGCGGCAGGTGGGCTATCGGGTTGTTGAGATTGATGCGGGCGCCGATCTCGTTGCCGATTTGCAGCGGGTGCAGCCCGATGTGGTCTTCAACGCGCTGCATGGTCGATGGGGCGAGGATGGCTGTGTGCAGGGTGTGCTGGAATGGATGCAAATTCCATACACGCATTCAGGTGTGCTCAGCTCAGCGCTGGCAATGGATAAAGAGAAAACCAAAGAGGTCTTCCGCGCCGAAGGCCTGCCGGTCGTCGAGAGCTTGTTGATTGCGCGCGCAGATCTGGGCAAGACGCATCCGATGGCACTGCCTTATGTGATTAAACCTAACAATGAAGGATCCTCCGTTGGGGTCTATTTGGTCGAAGAGAGCGCGCTTTCCCCGCCGCCCCTGTCGGATGATATGCCCGATGTGGTCATGGTGGAAGCCTTCGCGCCGGGCCGTGAGCTGACCACAACCGTATTGGGCGCGCGGGCTCTGACGGTCACGGATATTTTGACCGATCGCTGGTATGACTATGATGCGAAATATGTCGAAGGCGGGTCTCAGCACATCGTGCCGGCCAATTTACCTCAGGATATTTTCTCGGCATGTTTGGACTATGCGCTGAAAGCGCATGAGGTTTTGGGTTGCCGCGGAATCTCGCGCACAGATTTTCGTTGGGACGAGGGCCGCGGGTTGGATGGTTTGGTCCTGCTGGAAACCAACACCCAGCCCGGTATGACACCAACGTCGCTCTCGCCAGAACAGGCTGAAGCAATGGGTATTTCTTTTCCCGATTTGTGCAAGTTTTTGGTGGAGGATGCCTCATGCAACCGTTAA
- a CDS encoding glycosyltransferase, whose translation MLGHIMIPKKLHFVWVGDESKRPDNYIQSWAKLNPEYEIVIWGNTALAEYSWVNKKHMDAMYSRELNGVADLMRYEILFNEGGIALDADSLCLRPLEDWLLEPAAFAACEHEHIRPGLIAAGAMGAEPGNEFFGACVKRLSKKWRVTNKRAWKTVGPQLITDVHKETRYDLTIYPAHFSIKATIPVGNTPDQGLVSRINFGDQPMAMRTSREGSRPRVDGLLWSTVSNRQARCH comes from the coding sequence GTGTTAGGACATATTATGATACCAAAAAAATTGCATTTTGTGTGGGTTGGGGATGAAAGCAAAAGGCCGGACAATTACATCCAGTCTTGGGCCAAGTTGAATCCAGAGTATGAAATTGTCATCTGGGGAAATACGGCGCTCGCAGAATACTCTTGGGTGAACAAAAAACACATGGACGCTATGTATTCGCGTGAACTCAATGGGGTGGCAGATCTCATGCGCTATGAAATTTTGTTCAATGAAGGTGGCATTGCGTTGGATGCGGATTCACTGTGTTTGCGGCCATTGGAAGATTGGTTGCTGGAACCAGCCGCCTTTGCCGCTTGTGAACATGAACACATTCGTCCGGGACTGATTGCTGCCGGGGCTATGGGTGCAGAGCCAGGCAATGAGTTTTTTGGCGCCTGCGTGAAACGCCTGTCCAAAAAATGGCGCGTGACCAATAAACGAGCATGGAAGACAGTTGGGCCGCAACTCATTACGGATGTTCACAAAGAGACGCGCTATGATCTCACCATATATCCGGCACATTTTTCTATAAAAGCCACCATTCCGGTTGGAAATACACCGGATCAGGGCCTTGTTTCTCGGATCAATTTTGGGGATCAACCTATGGCTATGAGAACATCACGTGAGGGTTCACGCCCTAGGGTTGATGGCCTATTGTGGTCAACTGTATCCAACAGACAGGCGCGCTGCCATTAA
- the murG gene encoding undecaprenyldiphospho-muramoylpentapeptide beta-N-acetylglucosaminyltransferase codes for MTQPPLLVLAAGGTGGHMFPAQAVAEVMLARGWRVVLSTDARGARYTGGFPSDVVIEQVSSATFAKGGLMSKILVPIRIALGITTARRKMRRDRPNVVVGFGGYPAIPAMGAATSLGVPCMLHEQNGVLGRVNQLFAPRVNQIACGTWPTELPHGLTGHHVGNPVRAEILARHAAGYIEPGDHPMSLLVIGGSQGARILSDVVPAAIALLPKSLLNNLRIAQQAREEDRARVQAAYDDMGLRADVRSFFDDIPERMSEAQLVISRSGASSVADISVIGRPSIFVPLAAAIRDEQTANARELVAAGGARLLTEDAFTPEALAAEIQDILTNGPQAHSMAEAALRCAKPEAANTLADMIEALAGET; via the coding sequence ATGACACAACCTCCTCTTTTGGTTCTCGCAGCCGGTGGGACCGGCGGGCATATGTTCCCGGCGCAGGCCGTGGCTGAGGTCATGTTGGCGCGTGGCTGGCGGGTGGTTTTGTCCACCGATGCCCGCGGTGCGCGCTACACGGGCGGGTTTCCATCTGATGTTGTGATCGAGCAAGTCTCCAGCGCCACTTTTGCCAAGGGCGGGCTGATGAGCAAAATCTTGGTTCCAATCCGTATTGCATTGGGCATCACCACCGCACGGCGCAAAATGCGCCGGGATCGGCCAAATGTTGTGGTGGGCTTTGGCGGTTATCCGGCGATACCGGCGATGGGGGCTGCGACCTCGCTTGGTGTGCCTTGTATGTTGCATGAGCAAAACGGGGTTCTGGGGCGCGTCAATCAATTGTTTGCGCCGCGGGTCAATCAAATCGCCTGCGGCACATGGCCGACTGAATTGCCGCACGGGCTCACGGGTCACCATGTGGGCAATCCGGTGCGCGCGGAGATTTTGGCGCGCCATGCTGCGGGCTATATCGAGCCAGGCGATCATCCCATGAGCCTTTTGGTGATCGGGGGGTCGCAGGGGGCGCGGATCTTATCGGATGTGGTGCCTGCGGCGATTGCGTTATTGCCAAAGAGCTTGCTCAACAACCTGCGGATTGCTCAACAGGCCCGCGAAGAGGATCGCGCGCGGGTGCAGGCGGCCTATGACGATATGGGGCTACGCGCCGATGTCCGGTCTTTTTTCGACGACATCCCCGAGCGCATGAGTGAGGCGCAGCTGGTGATTAGCCGCTCTGGTGCCTCCTCTGTGGCCGATATCTCCGTTATTGGCCGCCCGTCGATTTTTGTCCCACTGGCGGCAGCCATTCGTGATGAGCAAACCGCCAATGCTCGCGAGTTGGTCGCGGCGGGGGGCGCGCGGCTTCTGACCGAAGACGCCTTTACGCCCGAGGCTTTGGCCGCTGAAATTCAAGATATATTAACCAATGGCCCTCAAGCCCATTCCATGGCCGAGGCGGCGTTGCGCTGCGCCAAACCTGAAGCGGCAAACACCCTTGCGGATATGATCGAGGCCTTGGCCGGGGAGACGTGA
- a CDS encoding DMT family transporter, producing the protein MQRLWLAITPLLFLLLWSAGYVVAKVALVDAAPMALLALRFAAVIAIMAALFAILRPPLPKTLSGYLHLGFVGVLMQTVYFGMAYFSFVNGVAAGTAALIFSLQPILVALLAPRWTGEAVSWLQWFGLAIAMIGTLTVIVARLEIGPPPLAGFGFAALALAGITLATLWEKRFGLSHHPVSANLIGYSAGLLGLLPFLNWAEIAAVNWTPSFYWALAYLVIGNSVVAVGLLLAMIRAGQVSRVSTLLFLVPPLAALIAWLTLDEPMPLLAWVGLLVSGGGVYLATRPSKGSA; encoded by the coding sequence ATGCAACGTCTTTGGTTGGCCATCACGCCGCTTTTGTTCCTGCTGCTTTGGTCGGCAGGGTATGTCGTGGCCAAAGTGGCCCTTGTCGATGCCGCCCCCATGGCTTTGCTGGCTTTGCGATTTGCGGCCGTTATTGCCATAATGGCGGCCTTATTTGCGATCTTGCGCCCACCGCTGCCCAAAACCCTCAGCGGTTACCTTCATCTTGGGTTTGTGGGGGTCTTGATGCAAACCGTCTATTTCGGCATGGCGTATTTTTCCTTTGTCAATGGCGTGGCCGCTGGCACCGCGGCGCTCATCTTCTCCTTGCAGCCCATTTTGGTTGCCCTTTTGGCGCCGCGCTGGACCGGCGAAGCGGTCAGCTGGCTGCAATGGTTTGGCCTTGCGATTGCCATGATCGGCACCCTCACGGTCATCGTCGCGCGTCTGGAGATTGGGCCGCCGCCGCTGGCCGGCTTTGGTTTTGCCGCATTGGCCTTAGCCGGCATAACCCTCGCGACCCTTTGGGAAAAACGCTTTGGCTTGTCGCATCACCCGGTGAGCGCCAATTTGATTGGCTATAGCGCCGGGCTCCTGGGGCTTTTGCCCTTTCTGAACTGGGCCGAAATTGCCGCGGTAAATTGGACGCCATCATTCTATTGGGCGCTGGCCTATTTGGTCATTGGAAATTCTGTGGTGGCGGTTGGTCTTTTGCTGGCTATGATCCGCGCCGGGCAAGTCTCTCGGGTTTCGACCCTGCTGTTCCTGGTCCCGCCGCTGGCCGCTTTGATCGCTTGGCTGACCCTGGACGAGCCAATGCCTCTTTTGGCTTGGGTTGGTCTTCTCGTGTCAGGTGGCGGGGTCTATCTGGCAACCCGCCCCAGCAAGGGTTCCGCCTAG
- the murC gene encoding UDP-N-acetylmuramate--L-alanine ligase — MNKVTKLPGDIGAIHFVGIGGIGMSGIAEVLLDQGYRVQGSDLKASKITRRLERLGATVFLGQRAENLAGAEVIVVSTAIKPGNPELDEARKAGLPVVRRAEMLAELMRLKSNVAVAGTHGKTTTTTMVSTLLHAGGFDPTVVNGGVIHAFESNARTGQGEWMVVEADESDGTFNRLPATIAVVTNIDPEHMEHWGSFDNLRQGFFEFVHNIPFYGLVVCNTDHAEVQALVGRITDRRVMTYGFNAQADVRAVNLAYEKGAAFFDVALRDGRVIADCTLPMPGDHNVSNALAAVAVALHLGMSAETIRDGLRSFKGVNRRFTRVAEIDGVTVIDDYAHHPVEIAAALKAARQSHAGRIMAVHQPHRYSRLSDLFEEFCTCFNDADVVGITDIFAAGEAPIEGADRDRLVAGLTNHGHRNAVAVADEAALGAFLAEQCRPGDMLICLGAGSISAWAHGLAGEVE, encoded by the coding sequence ATGAATAAAGTAACCAAACTGCCCGGCGACATTGGCGCGATTCATTTTGTGGGGATCGGCGGCATTGGCATGTCCGGCATTGCCGAGGTTCTTTTGGATCAGGGATACCGGGTGCAGGGATCTGACTTGAAAGCCTCAAAGATCACCCGGCGGCTTGAGCGTTTGGGCGCCACCGTGTTTTTGGGGCAGAGGGCTGAGAACTTGGCCGGTGCTGAGGTGATTGTTGTCTCCACAGCCATCAAGCCGGGAAACCCTGAATTGGATGAGGCGCGCAAGGCCGGCTTGCCGGTGGTGCGGCGTGCAGAAATGCTGGCGGAATTGATGCGGCTCAAGTCGAATGTGGCCGTGGCCGGCACCCATGGCAAGACAACCACCACGACGATGGTCTCAACCTTGCTGCATGCGGGTGGGTTTGATCCGACGGTGGTGAATGGCGGCGTAATTCATGCGTTTGAATCCAATGCCCGCACGGGCCAGGGAGAATGGATGGTCGTTGAGGCAGATGAAAGTGACGGGACATTCAATCGCCTGCCCGCGACCATTGCCGTGGTCACCAATATTGATCCTGAGCATATGGAGCATTGGGGCAGTTTCGACAATCTGCGCCAGGGCTTCTTCGAATTTGTGCATAATATCCCATTTTATGGTTTGGTTGTCTGCAACACTGATCACGCCGAAGTGCAGGCTTTGGTCGGTCGCATTACCGATCGCCGGGTCATGACCTATGGGTTCAACGCCCAAGCGGATGTGCGGGCTGTCAATCTCGCCTATGAAAAGGGTGCGGCGTTTTTTGATGTGGCGTTGCGTGATGGTCGGGTGATTGCCGATTGCACCCTGCCAATGCCGGGCGATCACAATGTCTCGAATGCTCTGGCGGCGGTGGCCGTGGCGCTGCATTTGGGTATGAGCGCGGAGACGATCCGCGATGGCCTGCGCAGTTTCAAGGGCGTTAATCGCCGCTTCACGCGGGTGGCAGAAATTGACGGGGTTACGGTTATCGATGACTATGCTCATCACCCTGTGGAAATTGCCGCCGCTCTCAAAGCGGCACGCCAATCACATGCGGGCCGGATCATGGCCGTGCATCAACCGCATCGCTACTCGCGTCTCAGTGATCTGTTCGAAGAATTTTGCACCTGTTTTAATGATGCAGATGTGGTTGGGATCACGGATATTTTCGCCGCAGGCGAGGCGCCCATTGAGGGGGCGGACCGTGACAGGCTTGTCGCTGGATTGACCAATCACGGGCATCGCAACGCGGTTGCGGTTGCCGATGAAGCAGCGCTTGGCGCGTTTCTTGCCGAGCAATGCAGACCGGGTGATATGTTAATCTGCCTTGGGGCGGGCTCGATCTCTGCTTGGGCGCATGGGCTGGCAGGTGAGGTTGAATAA
- the murB gene encoding UDP-N-acetylmuramate dehydrogenase has product MMTLPTPRGRLSLNRSLADLTWLRVGGAADAVFQPVDRQDLAEFLAQLPQENAIFPMGVGSNLIVRDGGLRAVVIRLGRGFNAIEMDGDRIHCGAAALDSHVARKAAEAGLDLTFLRTIPGTLGGALKMNAGCYGSYIADAFVGASGYDRAGRAVSYDAKTLGFSYRSSDLPQDVVITDITLRALGRDEPERLHQKMAAQLAKRNETQPTKDRTAGSTFRNPAGFSSTGQADDIHDLKAWSLIDAAGCRGLELGGAQMSPKHPNFLINTGRATAKELEALGELVRKKVYDKSGLTLEWEVMRVGDPKDD; this is encoded by the coding sequence ATGATGACTCTTCCAACTCCCCGCGGGCGCTTGAGCTTGAACCGCTCTTTGGCGGATCTCACATGGCTGCGTGTGGGGGGGGCCGCGGATGCGGTGTTCCAACCGGTTGATCGGCAAGATTTGGCCGAATTTTTGGCGCAACTGCCACAAGAAAATGCGATTTTTCCAATGGGCGTTGGGTCGAACCTGATCGTACGGGATGGCGGGTTGCGGGCGGTGGTGATCCGTCTGGGGCGCGGTTTCAACGCGATTGAAATGGACGGTGATAGGATCCATTGCGGTGCGGCGGCCTTGGACAGCCATGTTGCGCGCAAAGCGGCGGAGGCCGGTCTTGATCTGACGTTTCTGCGCACGATCCCTGGCACTCTGGGCGGCGCGCTCAAGATGAACGCCGGCTGTTATGGGTCATATATCGCTGATGCTTTTGTCGGCGCAAGTGGCTATGATCGAGCCGGCCGCGCGGTATCCTATGACGCGAAAACCCTTGGTTTTTCTTACCGTAGCAGTGATTTGCCGCAAGATGTGGTCATCACCGATATCACCTTGCGGGCTTTGGGCCGGGACGAGCCGGAGCGGCTGCATCAAAAGATGGCGGCGCAACTGGCCAAGCGTAATGAGACACAGCCCACCAAGGACCGTACCGCGGGCAGCACCTTTCGCAATCCGGCCGGATTCAGTTCGACAGGTCAGGCCGATGATATCCACGACCTTAAGGCTTGGAGCTTGATTGACGCGGCCGGATGCCGAGGGCTTGAGCTGGGCGGGGCGCAAATGTCACCGAAACATCCCAACTTCTTAATTAACACGGGCAGGGCCACGGCAAAAGAACTTGAAGCATTGGGGGAATTGGTGCGAAAAAAGGTTTACGATAAGAGTGGTTTGACGTTAGAGTGGGAAGTAATGAGGGTCGGAGACCCCAAGGACGATTAA
- a CDS encoding NAD(P)/FAD-dependent oxidoreductase, with protein sequence MDFDTIIIGAGAAGLICAAQAPGKCLVIDHAKAAGEKIRISGGGRCNFTNLYASAENYISRNPHFAKSALARYTQWDFIDWVARSGIAYHEKTLGQLFCDTSAKEIVAMLLKGVAEAGGQVQLNTTVQSVTKIEGGYAIQLSCPHGPRAVTARNLVVACGGKPIPKMGATDFALRLAQQFGLPVTETYAGLVPFTFSGAQHEAFKSISGVAAPARLQTNGTAFDEAVLFTHRGLSGPAALQVSSYWSPGDVLTLGLLPEEELRRAVREAKETEGRKSPLTIFTRLLPARLVPVVLNDLALPERIADLTAVQLDGLTARLTQWQLTPAGTEGYRTAEVMVGGVDTAALSSKTMMAKTQPGLYFIGECVDVTGWLGGYNFQWAWSSGWVAGQAIKAGL encoded by the coding sequence ATGGACTTTGACACAATCATTATCGGCGCCGGAGCCGCTGGGTTGATCTGCGCCGCGCAAGCGCCAGGCAAATGCTTGGTGATCGATCATGCCAAGGCCGCAGGCGAGAAAATTCGCATCAGCGGCGGCGGACGGTGTAACTTCACCAACCTATATGCCTCAGCGGAGAATTATATCAGCCGCAATCCACATTTCGCCAAATCCGCATTGGCCCGCTACACGCAATGGGATTTCATCGATTGGGTGGCACGAAGCGGTATTGCCTATCACGAGAAAACACTGGGGCAATTGTTTTGTGACACCTCCGCCAAAGAGATTGTCGCCATGCTTCTAAAAGGCGTGGCCGAGGCCGGCGGGCAGGTCCAGCTCAACACCACTGTGCAATCCGTCACAAAGATTGAAGGTGGTTACGCGATCCAGCTTAGCTGCCCGCATGGGCCGCGCGCGGTCACAGCGCGCAATCTTGTGGTCGCCTGCGGTGGCAAGCCCATACCAAAGATGGGGGCCACCGACTTTGCCCTCCGCCTCGCCCAGCAATTCGGCCTTCCTGTGACCGAAACCTATGCGGGATTGGTGCCCTTCACCTTTTCCGGCGCGCAGCATGAAGCTTTTAAGTCCATAAGCGGCGTCGCGGCCCCCGCGCGATTGCAAACCAATGGCACCGCCTTTGACGAAGCTGTGCTTTTCACCCACCGCGGCCTGTCCGGGCCGGCGGCTTTGCAAGTGTCTAGCTATTGGTCGCCCGGCGACGTGCTCACTCTGGGTCTTTTGCCAGAAGAGGAGCTGCGCCGCGCGGTCAGAGAGGCAAAGGAAACCGAAGGACGCAAATCACCGCTAACCATCTTCACCCGCCTTCTGCCAGCCCGGCTGGTGCCCGTGGTGCTGAATGATCTCGCCCTGCCCGAGCGCATCGCCGATCTCACAGCCGTGCAATTGGACGGTCTGACCGCGCGCCTCACCCAATGGCAGCTCACCCCAGCCGGCACCGAAGGCTATCGCACCGCCGAGGTGATGGTCGGCGGGGTGGATACGGCCGCACTCTCGTCCAAAACCATGATGGCAAAAACCCAACCCGGTCTCTATTTCATAGGCGAATGTGTGGATGTCACCGGCTGGCTCGGCGGGTATAATTTCCAATGGGCCTGGTCCTCTGGCTGGGTGGCTGGGCAGGCGATTAAAGCGGGTTTATGA
- a CDS encoding alpha-1,2-fucosyltransferase, with product MSTRPLRRLGLRSVQSFLQHGPARVFRETALGYDPRFASLGPHVRLKGYWQSEKFFKAFEDKIREDLQFLTPPSAQNQALLEQITSHTAVSLHVRRGDYVTNPMANAHHGTCDLGYYKAAIDYIAGHMQEAPVFYIFSDDIAWVKHNLIPQYETVFVDINDDATNYEDLRLMSSCRHHIIANSSFSWWGAWLNSHPEKIIVAPKNWYADPAARNPDMLPQSWITC from the coding sequence ATGTCAACAAGGCCTCTGCGCCGATTGGGGCTTCGCTCGGTCCAAAGTTTCCTGCAACATGGGCCTGCGCGGGTCTTTCGGGAAACTGCACTCGGCTATGATCCGCGTTTTGCATCCCTGGGCCCTCATGTGCGGCTCAAGGGCTATTGGCAAAGCGAAAAATTTTTCAAGGCGTTCGAGGATAAGATCCGCGAAGACCTCCAATTCCTCACGCCGCCATCGGCGCAGAACCAAGCCCTTTTGGAACAAATCACATCGCACACTGCAGTCTCGCTGCATGTTCGGCGCGGTGATTATGTCACAAACCCAATGGCAAATGCCCATCACGGGACCTGTGACCTGGGGTATTATAAGGCCGCCATTGATTATATTGCGGGGCACATGCAAGAAGCGCCGGTCTTCTATATTTTTTCAGATGATATCGCTTGGGTGAAACACAACCTGATCCCCCAATATGAAACCGTTTTTGTCGACATCAACGATGACGCCACGAATTATGAAGATCTGCGGCTCATGTCCAGCTGCAGGCATCATATCATCGCCAATTCCTCCTTTTCTTGGTGGGGGGCCTGGTTGAACAGCCATCCAGAAAAAATCATCGTCGCGCCGAAAAACTGGTATGCGGATCCCGCCGCGCGAAACCCCGATATGCTCCCACAATCTTGGATCACATGTTAA